From the genome of Hymenobacter sp. PAMC 26628, one region includes:
- the moaC gene encoding cyclic pyranopterin monophosphate synthase MoaC: MLSDKFTHVNAANQPTMVDVGAKAPTRRLARAHCRVVLGPELLGRVRAGELPSHKGPVIHTAILAGIMGAKKTADLIPLCHPLGLDDCQITIEPDGPDALRVVCTAVVTGRTGVEMEALTGASVAALTIYDMCKAFSHDITITGVQLIEKTGGKRDFLRPEKA; encoded by the coding sequence ATGCTGTCCGACAAATTCACCCACGTCAACGCCGCCAACCAGCCCACGATGGTCGATGTGGGTGCGAAAGCGCCCACCCGCCGCCTGGCCCGCGCCCACTGCCGCGTGGTGCTGGGCCCCGAGCTGCTGGGCCGCGTGCGGGCCGGCGAGCTGCCCAGCCACAAAGGCCCGGTTATTCACACGGCCATCCTGGCGGGCATCATGGGGGCCAAAAAAACGGCCGACCTTATCCCACTGTGCCACCCCCTGGGCCTGGACGACTGCCAAATTACCATCGAGCCCGACGGCCCCGACGCCCTGCGCGTGGTATGCACGGCCGTCGTCACAGGCCGCACCGGCGTCGAAATGGAAGCCCTGACCGGCGCCAGCGTGGCTGCCCTCACTATTTACGACATGTGCAAGGCCTTCTCGCACGACATCACCATCACGGGCGTGCAGCTAATTGAAAAAACCGGCGGCAAGCGCGACTTCCTGCGGCCCGAAAAAGCGTAA
- a CDS encoding tol-pal system protein YbgF, whose translation MDIVQFLARGRRVLLALALLLPVFSAAAQVADTTQQMGGIKEVELTEVEVAPQAVDTKGWLLLNQDVQQELNGAVHNLYNFKFDRADRQFRSLRRRYPEHPMAYFLMGLSTWWKILPTNMDTKQYDRIFFAYMDTATTKAKKMYDADKQNYEACFFLSAAYAFDARLHAERHDWRKATVSSKRSLEYLDKSKGANDLSPEFLFGQGLFNYYAVWIADEYPWLRPVLFFFPKGNRDVGITQLRTVGKTGFYTAIEARFFLMRILGSEREHEETAALNVARQLVAEFPDNSYFERNYAMLCFREGDWAGCEQASKSILRKLNEGMPGYEGYSGRYATYFLGFLMQYRYHKLDVARDYYQRCIVFSETLANTSGGYYQGAAFNLGKLAEDDADLRGTKRYYQMVVTGGDRTAPSYKEATTWLKGHK comes from the coding sequence ATGGATATTGTCCAATTCTTAGCACGTGGCCGGCGGGTCCTGCTGGCGTTGGCGCTACTGCTACCGGTTTTTTCGGCTGCGGCCCAGGTTGCTGACACGACCCAGCAGATGGGCGGCATTAAGGAAGTTGAACTAACCGAAGTGGAAGTGGCCCCGCAAGCCGTCGACACCAAGGGCTGGCTGCTGTTGAACCAGGACGTGCAGCAGGAGCTGAACGGGGCCGTGCACAACCTCTACAACTTCAAATTTGACCGGGCCGACCGGCAGTTTCGGTCGCTGCGCCGCCGCTACCCCGAGCACCCCATGGCCTACTTCCTGATGGGCCTGAGCACGTGGTGGAAAATATTGCCCACCAACATGGACACTAAGCAGTACGACCGCATCTTTTTCGCCTACATGGACACGGCCACCACCAAGGCCAAAAAGATGTACGACGCCGACAAGCAGAACTACGAAGCCTGCTTTTTCCTCTCCGCCGCCTACGCCTTCGATGCTCGCCTGCACGCCGAGCGCCACGACTGGCGCAAGGCCACGGTGAGCAGCAAACGCTCGCTCGAGTACCTCGACAAAAGCAAGGGCGCTAACGACTTGAGCCCGGAGTTCCTCTTCGGCCAGGGCTTGTTCAATTACTACGCCGTGTGGATTGCCGACGAGTACCCGTGGCTGCGGCCAGTGCTCTTTTTCTTCCCGAAAGGCAACCGCGATGTCGGCATTACGCAGCTGCGCACCGTGGGCAAAACCGGTTTTTACACGGCCATTGAAGCCCGGTTCTTCCTCATGCGCATCTTGGGCAGCGAGCGGGAGCACGAGGAAACGGCGGCCCTGAACGTGGCCCGCCAGCTGGTGGCCGAGTTTCCCGACAACAGCTACTTCGAGCGCAACTACGCCATGCTTTGCTTCCGCGAGGGCGACTGGGCAGGCTGCGAGCAGGCCAGCAAGTCCATCCTGCGCAAGCTCAACGAAGGCATGCCCGGCTACGAGGGCTATTCGGGCCGCTACGCCACCTACTTCCTGGGCTTTTTGATGCAGTACCGCTACCACAAGCTCGACGTAGCCCGCGACTACTACCAGCGCTGCATCGTGTTTTCCGAAACCCTGGCCAACACCAGCGGCGGCTACTACCAAGGCGCGGCCTTCAACCTGGGCAAGCTGGCCGAAGACGACGCCGACCTGCGCGGCACCAAGCGCTACTACCAAATGGTAGTGACCGGCGGCGACCGCACGGCGCCGTCGTACAAAGAAGCCACCACTTGGCTAAAAGGGCATAAGTAA
- a CDS encoding MoaD/ThiS family protein — protein sequence MALKIALFGITRDIVGQPTLELPTPAPVTVGALLDHMRAHYPALGQLRSCAVAVNNEYAPADQALGPNDEIALIPPVAGG from the coding sequence ATGGCCCTGAAAATCGCTTTATTCGGCATCACCCGCGACATCGTGGGCCAGCCCACGCTGGAGTTGCCCACCCCCGCCCCCGTCACCGTGGGGGCCCTACTCGACCACATGCGGGCCCACTACCCCGCCTTAGGGCAGCTGCGCAGCTGCGCCGTGGCCGTGAACAACGAGTACGCCCCCGCCGACCAGGCCCTGGGGCCCAACGACGAAATTGCGCTGATTCCGCCCGTTGCCGGCGGGTAG
- the moaA gene encoding GTP 3',8-cyclase MoaA, with product MLTSALLPATATPVATLIDQHGRPLEYVRLAVTDRCNLRCFYCMPEQGIQYMPKNELLSYEEMLRLVSLLSGLGVRKVRLTGGEPFVRRDLVPFMERLAALPGIDDLSLTTNGVLTAPHVPALARMGVKAVNLSLDTLDRERFFQITRRDELPRVMETFHALLEAGIQVKINAVVMNGRNIEDLVPLAELSRDLPVDVRFIEEMPFNGGSHVATPASLPWHHGRIRQHLENHFGALAPVATGAGATASEYRIAGHRGTVGIIAAYSRTFCGTCNRLRLTAEGGIKTCLYDQGVLDVRALLRGGATDADVVGALANAFRYRAANGFEAESQRPLHQLNFESMATIGG from the coding sequence ATGCTGACTTCTGCGCTTTTGCCGGCTACCGCCACGCCGGTCGCTACTCTTATCGACCAGCACGGCCGGCCGCTGGAGTACGTGCGCTTGGCCGTGACGGACCGCTGCAACCTGCGCTGCTTCTACTGCATGCCCGAGCAAGGCATTCAGTACATGCCTAAGAACGAATTGCTTAGCTACGAAGAAATGCTGCGCCTGGTGAGCCTGCTATCCGGCCTGGGGGTGCGCAAGGTGCGCCTTACCGGCGGCGAGCCCTTCGTGCGGCGCGACCTAGTGCCCTTCATGGAGCGTCTGGCCGCCTTGCCCGGCATCGATGACCTCAGCCTGACCACCAACGGCGTGCTTACCGCGCCCCACGTGCCGGCCCTGGCCCGCATGGGCGTTAAAGCCGTGAACCTGAGCTTGGACACGCTCGACCGCGAGCGGTTCTTCCAAATCACGCGGCGCGACGAGCTGCCGCGGGTGATGGAAACCTTCCATGCCCTGCTGGAGGCCGGTATCCAGGTGAAAATCAACGCCGTGGTGATGAACGGCCGCAACATCGAGGACCTCGTGCCGCTGGCCGAACTCAGCCGCGACCTGCCCGTGGACGTGCGCTTCATCGAGGAAATGCCCTTCAACGGCGGCAGCCACGTGGCTACGCCGGCCTCCCTGCCCTGGCACCACGGCCGCATCCGCCAGCACTTGGAAAACCACTTCGGGGCCCTCGCGCCGGTGGCCACCGGCGCCGGCGCTACGGCCTCGGAGTACCGCATTGCCGGGCACCGGGGCACGGTGGGCATCATCGCGGCGTATTCGCGCACCTTCTGCGGCACCTGCAACCGCCTGCGCCTCACGGCCGAAGGCGGCATCAAAACCTGCCTCTACGACCAAGGCGTGCTCGACGTGCGGGCCCTGCTGCGCGGCGGTGCCACCGATGCCGACGTGGTGGGGGCCCTGGCCAACGCCTTTCGCTACCGCGCCGCCAACGGCTTCGAGGCAGAAAGCCAGCGCCCGCTGCACCAGCTCAACTTCGAGAGCATGGCCACCATCGGCGGCTAG
- a CDS encoding HipA family kinase codes for MPAISLELRTVHVTRYVTPLREGGSLPALVEADDGFLYVLKFRGAGQGLKALVAELIVGELARALGLRMPELVFCELDEAFGRTEPDEEIQDLLRASTGRNLALHFLSGASTYDPLLAPVGPQLASLVVWLDCLTLNVDRTVRNTNLLLWHQELWLIDHGAALYIHHTSPDWAERPGGQRLFPQIKTHVLLPQATALAAADAEGHARLTPEVIRAVVALVPDEWLTDDAPPEAQRAGYVRFLESRLAASPTFVQEADDARQGLI; via the coding sequence ATGCCTGCTATTTCTTTAGAACTCCGCACCGTGCACGTGACGCGCTACGTGACGCCGCTGCGCGAGGGCGGCTCGCTGCCCGCGCTGGTGGAGGCCGACGACGGCTTTTTGTACGTGCTGAAGTTCCGGGGCGCGGGGCAGGGCCTGAAGGCGCTGGTGGCCGAACTGATTGTGGGCGAGCTGGCCCGGGCCTTGGGCCTGCGGATGCCCGAGCTGGTATTCTGCGAGCTCGACGAGGCCTTCGGCCGCACCGAGCCCGACGAGGAAATCCAGGACCTGCTGCGGGCCAGCACCGGCCGCAACCTGGCCCTGCACTTCCTGTCCGGCGCCAGCACCTACGACCCGCTGCTGGCCCCCGTGGGGCCCCAGCTGGCCTCGCTGGTGGTCTGGCTCGACTGCCTGACGCTGAACGTGGACCGCACCGTGCGCAACACCAACTTGCTGCTCTGGCACCAGGAGTTGTGGCTGATTGACCACGGCGCGGCCCTCTACATCCACCACACCAGCCCCGACTGGGCCGAGCGCCCCGGCGGCCAGCGCCTGTTTCCCCAGATAAAAACCCACGTGCTGCTGCCCCAGGCCACCGCGCTGGCCGCCGCCGATGCCGAGGGCCACGCCCGCCTCACCCCCGAGGTCATCCGGGCCGTGGTGGCCCTGGTGCCCGACGAGTGGCTGACGGACGACGCCCCGCCCGAAGCCCAGCGCGCCGGCTACGTGCGCTTCCTCGAAAGCCGCCTGGCGGCCTCCCCCACCTTTGTTCAGGAAGCCGACGATGCCCGCCAAGGACTTATTTGA
- a CDS encoding Brp/Blh family beta-carotene 15,15'-dioxygenase: MVPLVLAGHLALWGSYAAQREPRRWRTDAVEVALLTGLFAGLPPLLALGVYFVFWHSLQHALRLTRLLGYAAPAQWAGPGAALGRELAFFIRRALPLLLVSLAGLAALLGPRLASGGAWLGPALVVTAAVTLPHALLVSLVMDAPKWQAKRRAAPVA, from the coding sequence ATGGTGCCTCTGGTACTGGCCGGGCACTTGGCCTTATGGGGCAGTTACGCCGCCCAGCGCGAGCCCCGGCGCTGGCGCACCGACGCGGTGGAAGTGGCCCTGCTCACCGGTTTGTTTGCGGGCCTGCCCCCGCTGCTGGCGTTGGGGGTGTATTTTGTGTTCTGGCACAGCTTGCAGCACGCGCTGCGCCTCACCCGCTTGCTGGGCTACGCGGCCCCGGCGCAGTGGGCCGGGCCAGGAGCGGCGCTGGGTCGGGAGCTGGCCTTTTTCATCCGGCGGGCCCTTCCCCTGCTGCTAGTGAGCTTGGCGGGGCTGGCGGCCCTGCTGGGGCCCCGGCTGGCCAGCGGCGGCGCATGGCTGGGGCCCGCCCTGGTAGTCACGGCCGCCGTCACACTGCCACACGCCCTGCTAGTGAGCCTGGTGATGGACGCGCCCAAGTGGCAGGCCAAGCGCCGCGCCGCACCCGTTGCTTGA
- a CDS encoding molybdopterin molybdotransferase MoeA: MISTAEAYARVLATAHPLPPETLPLAAAAGRILAEELAADRDFPPFDRVAMDGIAVAYAAWAGGQTVFPVAHAQFAGAPARPLPGPGVAVEVMTGAVLPPGADAVVRYEDITLDNQQATINIAPPARPGANIHAQATDRRRGDLLLPAGTRLTPAALAVAATVGAPEVRVTRLARVAVVSTGDELVDVAATPLPHQIRRSNAYAVQALLAPAGADVHLFHLPDDLPTLRQGLTNILAAGFDAVVLSGAVSKGRADHLPALLRALGVEEIFHEVNQRPGKPMWFGAWADGGPVVFGLPGNPVSTLLTAARYVRPWLLARQQPAAGAPGPTPAVLTAPVQFRPALAHLLPVAIAVDALGVRRATPVAVGGSGDLAGLLGADAFLELPAELTDFAPGTVWPAWPLS; the protein is encoded by the coding sequence ATGATTTCCACCGCCGAAGCCTACGCCCGCGTGCTGGCCACCGCCCACCCGCTGCCGCCCGAAACCCTGCCCCTGGCCGCCGCCGCCGGCCGCATCCTGGCCGAAGAACTGGCCGCCGACCGCGACTTCCCGCCCTTCGACCGGGTGGCGATGGACGGCATTGCCGTGGCTTACGCCGCCTGGGCCGGCGGCCAAACGGTGTTTCCGGTGGCGCACGCGCAGTTTGCCGGGGCCCCCGCCCGGCCGCTGCCCGGCCCGGGCGTGGCCGTGGAGGTGATGACCGGCGCCGTGCTGCCCCCCGGGGCCGATGCGGTGGTGCGCTACGAAGATATTACCCTTGACAACCAGCAGGCGACCATCAACATTGCGCCGCCTGCCCGGCCCGGCGCGAACATCCACGCCCAAGCCACCGACCGCCGCCGCGGCGACCTGCTGCTGCCCGCCGGCACCCGCCTCACGCCCGCCGCCCTGGCCGTGGCCGCCACCGTGGGGGCCCCCGAGGTGCGCGTGACGCGCCTGGCCCGGGTAGCGGTGGTGAGCACCGGCGACGAGCTGGTGGACGTGGCCGCCACGCCCCTGCCCCACCAAATCCGGCGCTCCAATGCCTATGCCGTGCAGGCCCTGCTGGCCCCCGCCGGGGCCGACGTGCACCTGTTTCACCTGCCCGACGACCTGCCCACGCTGCGCCAGGGCCTCACGAACATCCTCGCCGCCGGCTTCGACGCCGTGGTGCTGAGCGGGGCCGTGAGCAAGGGCCGCGCCGACCACCTGCCCGCACTGCTGCGCGCGCTGGGCGTGGAAGAAATTTTCCACGAAGTGAACCAGCGCCCCGGCAAGCCCATGTGGTTTGGGGCCTGGGCCGATGGGGGCCCCGTGGTATTCGGCCTGCCCGGCAACCCGGTGTCGACGCTGCTGACGGCGGCCCGCTACGTGCGGCCCTGGTTGCTGGCCCGCCAGCAGCCGGCGGCCGGGGCCCCGGGCCCCACGCCGGCCGTGCTCACGGCCCCCGTGCAGTTCCGCCCCGCGCTGGCGCACCTGCTGCCGGTGGCCATTGCTGTGGATGCGCTGGGGGTGCGCCGCGCCACGCCCGTGGCCGTGGGCGGCTCTGGCGACCTGGCCGGCCTGCTCGGAGCCGACGCGTTTCTGGAGCTACCGGCGGAGCTGACGGACTTTGCCCCCGGCACCGTGTGGCCGGCCTGGCCGCTGTCGTAG
- a CDS encoding NTP transferase domain-containing protein yields MENHPDSAPKRAKHAALARPDVGEFGRHELAILGAPCGAIQALVARLLPHLAPALRMAYVDADHAAGDAALGAPAPAKLVPAVGENGLSAELVDKITYRQLNTARALDKFSQPELLAHESIVLVNGNHFRARQQVVIVDPRKPLDKKLDRLTDVRLVLLAEGQTELPPVLLAHLAGAPLPPVLPLADAAGIAAFIQQWYAAAVPVLRGLVLAGGRSERMRTDKGALRYHGGADQRQYTAALLHEFCADVRVSVRPDQANELPAGLVPLPDTFAGLGPLGGVLSAFRADPNAAWLVLACDLPLLTRTTLDFLVSHRQPARFATALQSPWNDFPEPLITIWEPRAYGELLRFLSLGYSCPRKALINSDTAVLAPPVPEELRNVNTPEERAEVETALQGG; encoded by the coding sequence ATGGAAAACCACCCCGATAGCGCCCCGAAACGCGCCAAGCACGCCGCCCTGGCCCGGCCCGACGTGGGCGAATTTGGCCGCCACGAGCTGGCCATTCTGGGTGCCCCGTGCGGCGCCATCCAGGCGCTGGTGGCGCGGTTGCTGCCCCACCTGGCTCCGGCCCTGCGCATGGCCTACGTCGATGCCGACCACGCCGCCGGCGACGCCGCCCTGGGGGCCCCCGCGCCCGCCAAGCTGGTGCCAGCCGTGGGCGAAAACGGCCTCTCGGCTGAGCTGGTCGATAAAATTACCTACCGCCAACTCAACACTGCGCGGGCCTTGGACAAGTTCTCGCAGCCCGAGCTGCTGGCCCACGAAAGCATAGTGCTCGTAAACGGCAACCACTTCCGTGCCCGCCAGCAAGTTGTCATCGTTGACCCGCGCAAGCCGCTGGACAAGAAGCTCGACCGCCTCACCGACGTGCGCCTCGTGCTGCTGGCCGAGGGCCAAACCGAGCTGCCGCCGGTGCTGTTGGCGCACCTGGCCGGGGCCCCACTGCCGCCCGTGCTGCCCCTGGCCGATGCGGCCGGCATTGCCGCGTTCATCCAACAATGGTACGCCGCGGCCGTGCCCGTGCTGCGCGGCCTGGTGCTGGCCGGTGGCCGCAGCGAGCGGATGCGCACCGACAAAGGGGCCCTGCGCTACCACGGCGGCGCCGACCAGCGCCAGTACACCGCCGCGCTGCTCCACGAGTTTTGCGCCGACGTGCGCGTATCCGTCCGCCCCGACCAGGCCAACGAGCTGCCCGCCGGCCTCGTGCCGCTGCCCGACACGTTTGCCGGCCTGGGGCCCCTGGGCGGGGTGCTCTCCGCGTTTCGCGCCGACCCCAACGCCGCGTGGCTGGTGCTGGCCTGCGACCTGCCGCTGCTCACCCGCACCACGCTGGATTTTTTGGTGAGCCACCGCCAGCCCGCCCGCTTCGCCACCGCCCTGCAAAGCCCCTGGAACGACTTCCCCGAGCCACTCATTACCATCTGGGAACCAAGGGCTTACGGCGAGCTGCTGCGCTTCCTCAGCCTCGGCTACTCGTGCCCGCGCAAGGCCCTCATCAACTCCGATACCGCCGTGCTGGCCCCGCCCGTACCCGAGGAACTGCGCAACGTGAACACCCCCGAGGAGCGCGCCGAAGTGGAAACGGCGCTGCAAGGTGGTTGA
- a CDS encoding DUF3037 domain-containing protein has product MPAKDLFEYAVLRVVPRVEREEFLNVGVVVYCRAQGFLQARFALPEARLRAFSAELDLDELAARLYAFERICQGRATGGPIGQLAIAERFRWLTATRSTVVQTSPVHPGLCTNAAETLAHLHAQLVE; this is encoded by the coding sequence ATGCCCGCCAAGGACTTATTTGAGTACGCCGTGCTGCGCGTGGTGCCGCGCGTCGAGCGCGAGGAATTCCTCAACGTGGGCGTCGTCGTGTACTGCCGGGCCCAGGGCTTCCTGCAAGCCCGGTTTGCGCTGCCCGAGGCCCGCCTGCGCGCCTTTTCGGCCGAGCTGGACCTGGACGAGCTGGCGGCGCGCCTGTACGCCTTTGAGCGCATTTGCCAGGGGCGCGCCACTGGGGGGCCCATTGGCCAACTCGCTATTGCCGAGCGGTTTCGCTGGCTCACCGCCACCCGCAGCACCGTGGTGCAAACCTCGCCCGTGCACCCCGGCCTGTGCACCAATGCCGCCGAAACCCTGGCCCACCTGCACGCCCAGCTGGTAGAATAG
- a CDS encoding helix-turn-helix transcriptional regulator: MTNNLRVERAVLRLTQDELARRIGVSRQTINAMEAGKYVPSTALALKLARVFGKPVEQLFGLEDGD; this comes from the coding sequence ATGACGAATAACCTACGCGTGGAGCGCGCCGTGCTGCGCCTCACGCAAGACGAGCTGGCCCGCCGCATCGGCGTGAGCCGCCAAACCATTAACGCCATGGAAGCCGGCAAGTACGTGCCCTCCACGGCGTTGGCCCTGAAGTTAGCCCGCGTATTTGGCAAGCCCGTCGAGCAATTATTTGGGTTGGAAGACGGCGACTGA
- a CDS encoding MDR family MFS transporter: protein MTDTLSQRQKMLTFGGILLAMFLGALDQTIVSTALPRIVADLHGLDRFTWVATAYLVASTALVPIYGKLADMYSRRAIEVVAVSVFLLGSGLCGLAGEFGTLPLLGDGMTQLIVFRAVQGLGGAGLFAMAFIIIADLFPPAERGRYQGFTGAVFGTSSVLGPLLGGFLTDRGTDLIPGVAGWRLVFYVNLPLGLVALWFIINQMPPLRPRTTPKPFDFVSAVLLVAGLGPLVVALQLNRAQYGWTAPLTLGLLGGGLAALALFVVRSLRHENPILNFSLFENKVFRTANAALFLMGGAFLGVIIFEPLFMVNVLGESATRAGVSLIPLSLGVVTGSLLAGQMVSRFGHYKYWMLGGLMLLLGGLLLLATMPPTVQYHKVLIYLGVCGLGLGPTMPLYTLAVQNATAPQLMGQATSASQFFRQIGGALAASALGAVLSFTLAHELPAPGPGSRPPVAAEGPRRAATAAAMPNPVARAAFSKAIGRVYLFNIFLVVGGFAMTLLIPELPLRKSNDGPPAGGGE, encoded by the coding sequence TTGACCGATACCTTATCCCAGCGCCAGAAGATGCTCACCTTCGGCGGCATCCTGCTGGCCATGTTTCTGGGGGCCCTCGACCAGACCATTGTTTCCACGGCCCTGCCGCGCATCGTGGCCGATTTGCACGGGCTCGACCGCTTCACGTGGGTGGCCACGGCCTACCTGGTGGCCAGCACGGCGCTCGTGCCCATCTATGGTAAGCTGGCCGACATGTACTCGCGCCGCGCCATTGAAGTGGTGGCCGTCAGCGTGTTCCTGCTGGGTTCGGGTCTCTGCGGGCTGGCAGGCGAGTTTGGTACGCTGCCGCTGCTGGGCGACGGCATGACGCAGCTCATTGTGTTCCGGGCCGTGCAGGGGCTGGGCGGTGCGGGGCTGTTTGCCATGGCCTTCATCATCATCGCCGACCTGTTTCCGCCCGCTGAGCGGGGGCGTTACCAGGGCTTTACGGGGGCCGTGTTCGGCACGTCGTCGGTGCTGGGGCCCCTGCTGGGCGGCTTTTTGACGGACCGGGGCACCGACCTGATTCCGGGGGTGGCGGGCTGGCGGCTGGTGTTCTACGTGAATTTGCCTTTGGGCTTGGTGGCGTTGTGGTTCATCATCAACCAGATGCCGCCGCTGCGGCCGCGCACCACCCCCAAACCGTTCGATTTTGTGTCGGCTGTGTTGCTGGTGGCGGGGCTGGGGCCCCTGGTGGTGGCCTTGCAGCTCAATCGGGCGCAGTACGGCTGGACGGCCCCGCTCACGCTGGGCCTGCTGGGCGGGGGACTGGCAGCGCTGGCGCTGTTCGTGGTGCGCAGCCTGCGCCACGAAAACCCCATCCTCAACTTCAGCTTGTTCGAAAACAAGGTGTTCCGTACGGCTAACGCGGCACTGTTCCTGATGGGCGGGGCGTTCCTGGGCGTCATCATTTTCGAGCCCTTGTTCATGGTGAACGTGCTGGGCGAGTCGGCCACGCGGGCGGGCGTTAGCCTCATTCCACTGTCGTTGGGCGTGGTGACGGGCTCGCTGCTGGCGGGCCAGATGGTGTCGCGCTTCGGCCACTACAAGTATTGGATGCTGGGGGGGCTCATGCTGCTGCTAGGGGGCTTGTTGCTGCTGGCTACCATGCCGCCCACCGTGCAGTACCACAAAGTGCTCATTTACTTAGGGGTGTGTGGACTGGGCCTGGGGCCCACTATGCCGTTGTACACCCTGGCCGTACAGAATGCCACCGCCCCCCAGCTCATGGGCCAAGCCACGTCGGCCAGCCAATTCTTTCGGCAGATTGGTGGCGCCCTGGCCGCCTCGGCGTTGGGCGCGGTGCTCAGCTTCACGCTGGCCCACGAGCTGCCGGCCCCGGGGCCCGGTTCCCGCCCGCCGGTGGCGGCCGAGGGCCCCAGGCGGGCCGCCACCGCTGCGGCTATGCCCAACCCCGTGGCGCGCGCCGCCTTCTCCAAGGCTATCGGGCGGGTCTACTTATTCAATATTTTCCTGGTTGTGGGCGGGTTTGCTATGACCCTGTTAATTCCTGAGCTGCCGCTGCGCAAGAGCAACGACGGGCCCCCAGCGGGCGGCGGCGAGTAG
- a CDS encoding MFS transporter produces MDSSVLAAAGLRKKHRAAVGALFFLLGLCFATWASRIPSIQQRMGVSDGQLGLVLFAIPAGQLLSLPLAGWLVAKRGSRQVVLVGVLLYAGALVALGWAANLYQLVPLLMVFGVGSNLTNISVNTQAVNVERLYTNPIMASFHGLWSLAGFAGAAIGTVMIGARVPPGYHFLLIALLIAAGLAVSASNVVRHDSGVDLNRPAFVRPDSHLLGLGAIAFCALICEGAMFDWSGVYFKKVLQVDRNWVGAGYTAFMSTMALGRFGADGLAARLGARRVIQGSGLLTATGLALAVAFPILPVALLGFLLVGFGTSSVVPLVYSAAGRSTTMSAGMALAAVSTIGFVGFLLGPPVIGLIAGATSLRVSLALIAVMGLCVSAVASRVRI; encoded by the coding sequence TTGGATTCTTCGGTTTTGGCAGCGGCGGGCTTGCGCAAAAAGCACCGGGCGGCGGTGGGGGCCCTGTTCTTTTTGCTGGGGCTGTGCTTTGCCACTTGGGCCTCGCGCATTCCCAGCATCCAGCAGCGCATGGGCGTCAGCGATGGGCAGCTGGGGCTGGTGCTGTTTGCCATTCCGGCGGGGCAGCTGCTGTCGCTGCCGCTGGCGGGGTGGTTGGTGGCCAAGCGCGGTAGCCGGCAGGTGGTGCTGGTGGGGGTGCTGCTCTACGCCGGGGCCCTGGTGGCGCTGGGCTGGGCGGCCAACCTTTACCAGTTGGTACCGCTGCTGATGGTGTTCGGGGTCGGCAGCAACCTGACTAATATCTCGGTTAATACCCAGGCTGTCAACGTAGAGCGGCTGTACACCAACCCCATCATGGCCTCGTTTCACGGGCTGTGGAGCCTGGCAGGCTTTGCTGGCGCGGCCATCGGCACGGTGATGATTGGGGCCCGGGTGCCGCCGGGTTATCACTTTCTGCTCATCGCGCTGCTCATTGCCGCCGGCCTGGCGGTAAGTGCCAGCAATGTGGTGCGCCACGACAGCGGCGTGGACCTCAACCGGCCGGCCTTCGTGCGGCCCGATAGCCACCTGCTGGGCTTGGGGGCCATTGCATTCTGCGCCCTTATCTGCGAAGGGGCCATGTTCGATTGGAGCGGCGTGTACTTCAAAAAGGTGCTGCAAGTGGACCGCAACTGGGTGGGCGCGGGCTACACGGCCTTCATGAGCACCATGGCGCTGGGCCGCTTCGGGGCCGACGGGCTGGCGGCCCGCCTGGGGGCCCGGCGCGTGATTCAGGGCAGCGGGCTGCTCACGGCCACGGGGCTGGCGCTGGCGGTGGCGTTTCCCATTTTGCCGGTGGCGCTGCTGGGCTTTTTATTGGTGGGCTTCGGCACGTCGTCGGTGGTGCCGTTGGTGTACAGCGCGGCGGGGCGCTCCACTACCATGTCGGCCGGCATGGCCCTGGCGGCGGTGTCCACCATCGGGTTCGTAGGATTTTTGCTGGGGCCCCCAGTCATCGGCCTCATCGCCGGGGCCACCAGCCTGCGCGTGTCGCTGGCCCTCATCGCCGTGATGGGCCTGTGCGTGTCGGCCGTGGCCAGCCGGGTGAGGATTTAA
- a CDS encoding molybdenum cofactor biosynthesis protein MoaE — protein sequence MTPHLSITDQPIDVAAALAAVQTDAAGAVNSFIGTVRNQSGGRRVRRLHYESYDSMALTQLGHVVAQAYKKWPMLQEVAVVHRKGTLALGDVAVVVAVATPHRAESFAACQFIIDTLKQVVTIWKREEYEDGTEWVAAHP from the coding sequence ATGACGCCTCACCTTTCCATCACTGACCAACCCATTGACGTGGCCGCGGCGCTGGCCGCCGTGCAAACCGACGCCGCGGGGGCCGTCAATTCCTTCATCGGCACGGTGCGCAACCAGAGCGGGGGCCGCCGCGTGCGCCGCCTGCACTACGAGTCGTACGACAGCATGGCCCTCACGCAGTTGGGCCACGTGGTGGCCCAAGCCTACAAAAAGTGGCCGATGCTGCAAGAAGTAGCCGTGGTGCACCGCAAAGGCACCCTCGCCCTCGGCGACGTGGCCGTGGTGGTAGCTGTGGCCACGCCCCACCGCGCCGAAAGCTTCGCCGCCTGCCAGTTTATCATCGACACGCTTAAGCAGGTTGTAACCATCTGGAAGCGCGAGGAATACGAGGACGGCACCGAGTGGGTAGCGGCGCACCCGTAG